Within the Miscanthus floridulus cultivar M001 chromosome 2, ASM1932011v1, whole genome shotgun sequence genome, the region tctgagggtttccatgtaAACATGTCTTTGTTGGcacagaggaagtcgatgagcgcgctttcctatttagaggaaagcacgGTGCCAACATGCACCACTTTGCTTTTGGagccgctagggtctatgaggacctccttagtgCCCTCCATTGACTTGAAGGACCCAGCCAACCGCTGGTGGTCGAGTGTTTCTTTGgcaacctccttcctgatggccgcaagctccttaGAGGCGATGACTGCCATGGCATGATCGTAGCATTCAACCTTGCACTCGTAGGTGCACTGAAATGAGGTGCCAACGATGATGACCCCATCTAGGatcagcatcttcagcttcaggtaggtgtagttggggatgaccatgaactttgcatagcacGGAtgtcccaagatggcatggtaggttccatggaacccaaccacctcgaaggtgagggtctccatcctataattggacagatccctaaaggtgatgggcagatcgatctgcccaagtggcatggcctgctttctaggcacaatgCTATGGAAAGGCACTCTAGTTGGTTAGATGCGGGATAAGCTGATGCCCATGGCattgagcgtcttggcgtacatgatgttgaggtcactgcctccgtccatcagtaccttggagaGCTGCTTCGTGCCGATGATCAGGTCAACCACAAATGGATACCTCCTTGGTTGTAGGATGCTCTTTGGGTGGtcagtctgatcaaaggttatggtagactTGGACCATTGGACAAAGGTAGGTGTAGCCAGCTTAGCCATGTAGACCTCATGATGCACGAGCTTCTAGTgatgcttggagtcgtaggccactgacccttcgaagatcatgaggtagccatctagtGTCAAAAAGCCACCATATGTCCCCTTGGTGTCATCCGTGATTAgcttggggtccttcccatgctcccccctattgaagcctctagacaagaaccgcttcatgaggacatagtccttgtatagaagCTTGATGGGGAAGGAATGGTTtgagcatggcccttcgagcaactTCTTGAAGTGGTCTAAAGTACCCTCCATGGGCTTTTGGCCCCCTTGTAGTTGATGGTGACCATGAGTGAgccctcatgccactgcttgttcttcttcttgatgggactGTTGGAGGCTCCTTTGTCAGCGTCCACGtcccgcttcgccttgccttttaggTGGTTGAAGATCgcttcgaccgcctcctcacccaaGGCATGGCTACTGGTAATGTCAAGgacctccttggtggttcatgggcccttatgtcctagcttatgaactagagactcataggtggtcccagataggaaatcTCCTATAATGTTGGCATCGACGACattaggcagctcattgcactatcgagagaagcatcggatgtacccacAAATGGTTTCTCCAGCCTTCTAATggtagttcttgagatcccatgggttcctagggtgcttgtgtgtgccctagaagttccccatgaagatctattttaggtccgcccaactttggattctgttgggcagaaggtgttccaaccatgtttgcaCCGAATTGGCTAGGAGCAATAGaaggttgcgaataatgaaatcatcattatctgctccactAGCTTGGAAGGCAAGtcaataatcctcgagccatagtctggggtttatttccctagagtattttaggatgttggttggtggttggtACCCTGGTGGGAaggtagcgttgaggatgtgtcgtccAAATGCCTGAGGACCTGATAGGCTAGGGCTCAAGCTTCAGTCCTTGCCGCTGTCATAGTGTCCACCATGATGAGGGTGATATCCATGGCTAGCTCCAACTCTTGGATTGTTAGGGGTACGTCTAAGGGTGTCGCGTGCATCACGGTTGCGACCAAGATGCTGATGCACCGGGACCATGGTGTGTTGCCTACCACCTTGTGGTGCCTAGTGGACTGACATGTCCTTGTTAGGTCACTCTAAGGGTGAGCGTTGGCTGGCATTGAGCTCACATCACCAAGACAGTGAGCCCTCAGCATGCTATGCTGCCACACGCTCGAGCAATGTTCGAATCTCACGGTGGGCCAGACGATCCTCGAGCGTCATGGGCCCTAGAAGCCCACAAAGCAAGGCTGATGCAGCAATGATGTTTTGGCTCACCTAGGTGAAgtatggg harbors:
- the LOC136536721 gene encoding uncharacterized protein encodes the protein MPLGQIDLPITFRDLSNYRMETLTFEVVGFHGTYHAILGHPCYAKFMVIPNYTYLKLKMLILDGVIIVGTSFQCTYECKVECYDHAMAVIASKELAAIRKEVAKETLDHQRLAGSFKSMEGTKEVLIDPSGSKSKVVHVGTVLSSK